One Candidatus Poribacteria bacterium DNA window includes the following coding sequences:
- the rbsK gene encoding ribokinase: protein MNQSIPKVAVVGSLNVDLVCRAPRRPGKGETLIGDAFDIFTGGKGFNQATAAARLGAEVTLIGSVGADLFGDMLLAATENERINNRFVTKRTDVGTGVATIVIEPDGDNSIIVVPRANMALTTTDIDAAADDIANADVLLLQLETPVAASEHAARIAKTHGTTVILNPAPAQPLPGSLLASVDILIPNQSETELLSEMKIENHEDAHQAAGVLRARMVDAASTAVVLTLGEQGALMLTATESEHVSALAVEAVDTTGAGDAFCGALATALASGEILRSAVAFANTAGAAAVTVVGATPSMPTRAKIDRLKGKSEK, encoded by the coding sequence ATAAACCAATCAATCCCGAAAGTTGCCGTTGTTGGCAGTCTGAACGTCGATCTGGTATGCCGCGCACCGCGGCGACCCGGCAAAGGCGAAACGCTCATCGGCGATGCTTTTGATATTTTTACAGGTGGAAAAGGATTTAATCAGGCAACTGCCGCTGCACGGTTAGGTGCCGAAGTCACACTGATTGGAAGTGTCGGTGCCGATCTTTTCGGAGATATGCTCCTCGCGGCAACGGAAAACGAACGCATTAATAACAGGTTTGTCACAAAACGTACAGATGTCGGGACAGGTGTGGCAACCATCGTTATTGAACCGGATGGAGACAATAGCATCATCGTCGTGCCGCGGGCAAATATGGCACTTACAACAACAGATATAGATGCCGCTGCCGACGACATCGCAAACGCCGATGTTCTACTTTTACAATTAGAAACACCGGTTGCAGCATCGGAGCACGCTGCACGGATCGCTAAGACACACGGGACGACTGTGATATTAAATCCCGCGCCTGCACAACCACTGCCGGGTAGCTTGTTAGCGTCCGTTGACATTCTTATCCCAAACCAATCCGAAACAGAGTTGTTGTCAGAGATGAAGATTGAAAATCACGAGGATGCGCACCAGGCAGCAGGGGTGTTACGCGCCCGCATGGTGGATGCGGCGAGCACTGCTGTTGTCTTAACGCTTGGAGAGCAAGGGGCATTGATGTTGACAGCCACCGAATCTGAACACGTTTCGGCGTTGGCTGTTGAGGCTGTAGATACAACAGGTGCAGGTGATGCGTTTTGTGGTGCCCTCGCGACTGCACTGGCAAGTGGCGAGATCTTACGCTCAGCAGTTGCGTTTGCAAATACGGCTGGAGCAGCGGCAGTGACTGTGGTTGGTGCGACACCTTCAATGCCTACGCGCGCAAAGATTGATCGATTAAAAGGAAAATCAGAAAAATGA